Proteins from a genomic interval of Molothrus ater isolate BHLD 08-10-18 breed brown headed cowbird chromosome 10, BPBGC_Mater_1.1, whole genome shotgun sequence:
- the ERICH6 gene encoding glutamate-rich protein 6, whose product MDGPGMDGPGRAAEPSGRADDAAGGPRWPPAPEEGTHHPAEPQCGTPPAGPQPTPTGLPTLLAYRPESSEANVHHEAEEDAEPTCEYCGNLLRPFPFSQDVPLSEDQEDKFCCKRSRELYEFIMKEKKRLEDASSLPRAVSTQESLSSEANLLLSKEQDSQRQQKRHLARELADQSLKLSATKGLQQAGSASYKPSQELASPEGGTPAPVASAAKPEPRPKEKPKPEPEPRPKEKPEPESRLKEKPELEPRPEEEPEEEPRPEEESELELWPEEEPELENEPESQPEEEPESKKEPKRDKKPMSRSVLCYEFSLLGKKVGKGKLVQKYYKNGKKFLTMLPDGTSQLFYPSGNLAIIIAQAKDQLMCIVQEDEPRTAKIRALFQSDGRSTCYYPSGDEWINMSMQGGQYLDQAGNRVRRWMWPNLLPEPQVPLSPIFISLNHYVGVRILAQDKIFVSFLAMGRQAKLNMGTKVQVSTDSQLPPPARLGEDELLLLAFRVKILQLFDRMRGCLNFPSSEQWNKMQPPMYLISQAVKILELCMTADISDELANSIKAIVNAQQL is encoded by the exons ATGGACGGGCCGGGCATGgacgggccgggccgggccgcggaGCCCAGCGGAAGGGCGGACGATGCGGCGGGCGGGCCCCGCTGGCCCCCGGCCCCCGAGGAGGGCACACACCACCCGGCAGAGCCGCAGTGCGGGACGCCCCCGGCCGGCCCGCAGCCCACCCCCAcgggcctgcccaccctcctggCCTACAGACCCGAGTCCTCAGAGGCAAACGTACACCACGAG gcagaggaggatgCTGAGCCAACCTGCGAGTACTGTGGCAACCTGCTGAGGCCGTTCCCCTTCTCCCAGGATGTGCCTCTCTCTGAGGACCAGGAGGAC AAATTCTGCTGCAAGCGCAGCCGGGAGCTCTATGAGTTCATCatgaaggagaagaagaggcTTGAGGATGCCAGCAGCCTTCCCAGAGCTGTCAGCACCCAGGAATCCCTCAGCTCTGAAGCCAACCTGCTGCTGTCAAAGGAGCAAGACAGCCAGAG GCAGCAGAAGAGACACCTGGCTAGAGAGTTGGCTGACCAGTCTTTAAAGCTGAGTGCCACTAAAG ggttACAGCAAGCTGGATCCGCTTCCTACAAGCCTTCCCAGGAACTCGCATCTCCCGAAGGTGGGACACCAGCGCCTGTTGCAAGTGCAGCCAAGCCCGAGCCCCGGCCTAAGGAGAAGCCCAAGCCCGAACCTGAGCCCCGACCCAAGGAGAAGCCTGAACCAGAATCCCGTCTCAAGGAGAAGCCTGAACTGGAACCCCGGCCCGAGGAGGAGCCTGAGGAAGAGCCCCGGCCTGAGGAGGAGTCTGAGCTGGAGCTTTGGCCCGAGGAGGAGCCCGAGCTGGAGAACGAGCCCGAGTCCCAGCCCGAAGAGGAGCCTGAGTCCAAGAAAGAGCCCAAGCGCGACAAGAAGCCCATGTCCCGCAGCGTCCTCTGCTACGAATTCAGTCTTCTGGGGAAGAAG GTGGGGAAGGGTAAATTGGTGCAGAAGTACtacaaaaatggaaagaaattccTTACCATGCTCCCAGACGGAACATCACAGTTATT CTATCCATCTGGAAACCTGGCCATCATCATTGCACAAGCCAAAGACCAGCTGATGTGCATAGTACAGGAAGACGAGCCAAGGACAGCCAAAATCCGAGCACTGTTTCAGTCTGATGGCAGGAGCACATGCTATTACCCTTCCGGAGATGAGTG GATAAATATGAGTATGCAGGGTGGGCAGTATTTGGACCAAGCAGGCAACAGGGTAAGAAGATGGATGTGGCCGAACTTGTTACCAGAACCCCAGGTCCCACTGAGCCCCATTTTCATCTCCCTGAACCACTACGTGGGGGTCAGGATCCTGGCCCAGGACAAGATCTTCGTCTCCTTCCTCGCCATGGGGCGACAAGCAAAACTCAACATGGGAACCAAAGTGCAG GTCAGCACCGACAGccagctgcctcctccagcCCGGCTGGGTGAGGacgagctgctgctgctcgccTTCCGCGTGAAGATCCTGCAGCTCTTCGACAGGATGCGGGGATGCCTCAACTTCCCCTCCAGTGAGCAGTGGAACAAAATGCAGCCTCCCATGTACCTCATCAGCCAGGCTGTGAAGATCCTGGAGCTCTGCATGACTGCTGACATAAGTGATGAGCTGGCCAACTCCATCAAGGCGATAGTAaatgcccagcagctctga
- the SELENOT gene encoding thioredoxin reductase-like selenoprotein T: MRAAGLRRLLLLLLAGLAAAPGGGGAAAAEQGGLPAKKLRMAYATGPLLKFQICVSUGYRRVFEEYMRVISQRYPDIRIEGENYLPQPIYRHIASFLSVFKLVLIGLIIVGKDPFAFFGMQAPSIWQWGQENKVYACMMVFFLSNMIENQCMSTGAFEITLNDVPVWSKLESGHLPSMQQLVQILDNEMKLNVHMESMPHHRS; this comes from the exons aTGCGagcggcggggctgcggcggctgctgctgctgctgctggcggggctggcggcggcaccgggcggcggcggcgccgcggcGGCGGAGCAGGGCGGGCTGCCGGCGAAGAAGCTGCGCATGGCCTACGCCACCGGGCCGCTGCTCAAGTTTCAGATCTG TGTCTCCTGAGGCTACAGGCGGGTGTTTGAGGAGTACATGCGGGTCATCAGCCAGCGGTACCCAGACATCCGAATCGAAGGGGAGAACTACCTTCCTCAACCTATCTATAG GCACATAGCATCCTTCCTGTCTGTCTTCAAACTAGTATTAATTGGCTTAATCATCGTTGGCAAGGACCCGTTTGCTTTCTTTGGCATGCAAGCTCCAAGCATCTGGCAGTGGGGCCAGGAAAACAAG GTGTACGCCTGCATGATGGTCTTCTTCCTGAGCAACATGATTGAGAACCAGTGTATGTCCACTGGGGCTTTTGAAATCACTTTGAATG ATGTCCCAGTGTGGTCTAAGCTGGAGTCTGGCCACCTCCCTTCCATGCAGCAGCTTGTACAGATCCTTGATAACGAGATGAAGCTCAATGTGCACATGGAGTCAATGCCCCATCATCGATCATAG